From Bacteroidota bacterium, the proteins below share one genomic window:
- a CDS encoding NAD(P)/FAD-dependent oxidoreductase → MPSEQPRKRLLAIIGGGAAGFFAAITAARQDPSAQVVILEKSSRVLAKVRISGGGRCNVTHACFDPALLTGFYPRGGKELRQVFSRFQPRDTVSWFEREGVRLKTEDDGRMFPDTDQSETIVRCLEEAAQHAGVVVRKQSAVLAINPDPNGGMVLQLADGSLRADKVLVASGGMPSASGFAWLKDVGHAIQDPVPSLFTFNLPQDPLTGLPGLVVDPAEVKLIGTKFKETGPVLVTHWGLSGPAILRLSARAARELAAVHYRQEILINWLPGQNEQQLREIFSANRHQFGTRMLRSHTFEGLPKRMWEYLLVCCEIPEQATWSELKSTEIQRLCDKLLRDRHLLNGKTTFKDEFVTCGGVKLKEVDFRTMESRLVPGLYFAGEVLDIDGLTGGFNFQAAWSTGFIAGKSMAESSSALH, encoded by the coding sequence ATGCCTTCAGAACAGCCACGGAAGCGGCTCCTGGCAATCATTGGCGGTGGAGCAGCGGGTTTCTTCGCCGCGATCACCGCGGCCCGGCAGGATCCCTCGGCACAGGTGGTGATCCTGGAAAAGTCTTCCAGGGTCCTGGCCAAAGTGCGGATCAGCGGAGGCGGTCGCTGTAATGTCACCCATGCCTGCTTCGATCCAGCCTTACTGACCGGTTTCTACCCGCGTGGCGGTAAGGAACTGCGGCAAGTATTCAGTCGCTTCCAACCGCGGGATACCGTTAGTTGGTTTGAACGGGAAGGTGTGCGGTTGAAGACCGAAGATGATGGTCGTATGTTTCCGGATACGGATCAATCTGAAACGATCGTGCGATGCCTGGAGGAGGCGGCACAACATGCAGGTGTGGTGGTCAGGAAGCAGTCTGCGGTACTGGCTATAAATCCGGATCCAAACGGTGGAATGGTGTTACAGCTTGCTGACGGTTCACTGCGCGCCGACAAGGTCCTGGTCGCAAGTGGCGGGATGCCGAGTGCATCCGGTTTCGCCTGGCTGAAAGACGTTGGCCACGCGATCCAGGATCCGGTGCCCTCCCTGTTTACATTCAATCTTCCGCAAGATCCCCTGACTGGATTGCCGGGACTGGTCGTTGATCCTGCTGAAGTGAAATTGATCGGTACGAAGTTCAAAGAGACCGGACCGGTCTTGGTCACGCATTGGGGATTAAGCGGACCGGCGATCCTGCGGCTCAGCGCCCGGGCCGCCCGTGAACTGGCCGCAGTGCATTACCGTCAGGAAATCCTGATCAACTGGCTGCCGGGTCAGAACGAACAGCAATTACGGGAGATCTTTTCCGCCAATCGCCATCAGTTCGGAACCCGTATGCTTCGATCACATACATTCGAAGGATTGCCGAAACGGATGTGGGAGTATTTACTGGTGTGCTGCGAGATACCCGAACAGGCGACCTGGTCGGAGTTGAAGTCGACCGAAATACAACGACTCTGCGATAAGCTGTTGCGCGATAGACATCTGCTCAACGGGAAGACTACCTTCAAGGATGAATTTGTAACCTGTGGTGGCGTTAAGCTGAAGGAAGTGGATTTTCGAACGATGGAAAGCCGGTTGGTGCCTGGACTTTATTTCGCCGGCGAAGTACTCGATATCGATGGTCTGACCGGAGGATTTAATTTTCAGGCGGCCTGGAGTACCGGTTTCATCGCCGGGAAGTCAATGGCCGAAAGTTCATCCGCACTTCATTAA
- a CDS encoding TonB-dependent receptor, with translation MRSILTFDILNQQHCMTNSIRVFWISIFLLFSVTGQAQYTLSGIVSDKSDKTKLIEGATLFIPEFNRIDLSKEGGTYIFRNLHQGRINVQVTRAGYRSRLVQVSLKDSATVVNVEMEPALIDLQEVTVTGNRERLPDMVPYALSTMTRDELERQGAVHVLSALAYQPGIDKITLGNGIQKPVIRGLSFNRLLIYQYGTRIENQPWDDRHDMGVNENGVDQVEVLKGPAALMAGPDALAGAIIFTDEKPAALGTTSGDVDLGFFTNTLGIRGRAGVKGMNNNGLFYSFRGGWQSHTSYIQGEGEERQKNEIDKDFAPNSKFGSTDAKLVLGTSKRWGVSKLTYSYLRQQIGIVEQEDESQYLEPEQFTEEQRDREFEAPYQDVTNHIVSSENSILLPGGRINANLSFQHNDRKEFEPTADGGKEKAIGLRLNTLTYDLRYGSDGEKRFEWSVGTQGYIQGNRNNGLEGLVPDADITNLGVYGMIHYDWKNLRIMAGGRIDSRSMDLESYEGGEETDSTEIRPEIELEKEYTLLNGSVGLVWKFHKGWTLKGNFGTGVTAPNYLQLATYGPHEGAYRFEIGNQQLEQEQSRETDLGLSWEGRWLAINAQAFYNQVANFIYLQNTGRFDSVTVAGKDSLYPVYNYVQNSATLSGGELTLNIHHPKASWVDLQLAYGMTVGELDRGGNLPFIPANKTVASLSIHKPRLNYLYEPFARIVLSNYAKQDKLAEFEQATDGYQLIDLHLGGSFHWGRQQFDITVSVNNLLNEGYFNHLSLIRAIGYREMGRNVAIRLRVPFGIHNGS, from the coding sequence ATGCGCTCAATCCTTACCTTCGACATCCTGAACCAACAGCATTGCATGACCAACTCCATCCGCGTATTCTGGATTTCCATATTCCTGCTATTCTCCGTGACAGGGCAGGCACAGTACACCCTGAGTGGAATCGTCTCCGACAAGTCCGACAAGACGAAGTTGATTGAAGGCGCAACGCTGTTCATCCCGGAATTCAACCGCATTGATCTATCCAAAGAAGGTGGCACCTACATTTTCCGAAACCTCCACCAGGGGCGAATCAATGTCCAGGTCACCCGCGCCGGGTATCGTAGCCGGCTGGTACAGGTTAGTCTTAAGGATTCCGCTACGGTCGTGAATGTGGAGATGGAACCTGCACTGATTGACTTGCAGGAGGTCACCGTGACCGGAAATCGCGAGCGACTACCGGATATGGTGCCCTACGCGCTCAGTACCATGACTCGTGACGAGTTGGAGCGCCAGGGTGCAGTGCATGTATTATCGGCTTTGGCTTATCAACCTGGAATCGACAAGATCACCCTGGGAAATGGAATACAAAAGCCGGTGATTCGCGGCCTCTCGTTCAACCGACTTTTGATTTACCAATACGGGACACGGATCGAGAACCAGCCGTGGGACGATCGGCATGATATGGGCGTAAACGAGAACGGAGTCGATCAGGTGGAAGTACTGAAAGGCCCCGCGGCTTTGATGGCCGGTCCCGATGCGCTGGCCGGTGCCATCATCTTCACGGATGAAAAACCCGCGGCCTTGGGGACAACTTCCGGCGACGTCGACCTGGGGTTTTTCACCAATACACTGGGAATACGCGGCCGTGCAGGAGTGAAGGGGATGAACAATAACGGCCTTTTCTACAGTTTCCGTGGAGGCTGGCAGTCGCATACGAGTTACATTCAGGGTGAAGGTGAAGAACGCCAGAAGAATGAGATCGATAAGGATTTCGCTCCCAACAGCAAGTTCGGTTCCACCGATGCCAAACTGGTCTTGGGAACGAGCAAGCGCTGGGGCGTTTCCAAACTGACCTACTCCTACCTGCGTCAACAGATCGGTATCGTCGAGCAGGAGGATGAGAGTCAATACCTGGAACCGGAACAGTTTACCGAGGAACAACGGGATCGCGAATTCGAAGCACCGTACCAGGACGTAACCAATCACATTGTCTCAAGTGAGAATTCGATCCTCTTGCCAGGGGGCAGGATCAATGCCAATCTTTCTTTCCAACACAATGACCGAAAGGAGTTTGAACCGACCGCGGATGGCGGGAAAGAGAAGGCAATCGGGCTGCGTCTCAACACCCTCACCTACGATCTGCGCTATGGTTCGGATGGTGAAAAGAGATTCGAATGGTCGGTGGGTACGCAGGGATATATCCAGGGTAACAGGAACAACGGTCTCGAAGGGCTGGTACCCGATGCCGATATCACCAACCTGGGCGTTTACGGAATGATCCATTACGATTGGAAGAACCTCCGGATCATGGCCGGTGGCCGTATCGACAGCCGCAGCATGGACCTGGAATCGTATGAAGGTGGAGAAGAAACCGACTCCACGGAAATTCGTCCGGAGATCGAGTTGGAGAAGGAATACACGCTCCTGAACGGTTCCGTTGGGTTGGTGTGGAAGTTCCACAAGGGTTGGACGCTGAAAGGGAACTTCGGCACCGGTGTAACGGCTCCCAACTATTTGCAGTTGGCTACCTACGGCCCCCATGAGGGAGCCTATCGCTTCGAGATCGGTAACCAGCAATTGGAGCAGGAACAAAGCAGGGAAACCGACCTCGGCCTTTCCTGGGAAGGACGTTGGTTGGCCATCAACGCCCAGGCGTTTTATAACCAGGTGGCGAATTTCATTTACCTCCAAAACACCGGACGGTTTGATAGTGTGACGGTCGCTGGAAAGGATTCGCTGTATCCGGTATACAATTATGTCCAGAACAGCGCTACACTTTCGGGAGGAGAACTCACCCTCAACATCCACCATCCCAAGGCCTCCTGGGTCGATTTGCAGCTTGCCTACGGAATGACCGTCGGGGAACTGGATCGTGGAGGTAATCTACCGTTCATACCGGCCAATAAGACCGTCGCTTCACTCAGCATACACAAGCCCCGGTTGAATTACCTCTATGAACCCTTCGCACGAATCGTCTTGAGTAACTATGCTAAGCAGGATAAGCTGGCGGAATTTGAGCAGGCAACCGACGGTTATCAGCTCATCGACTTGCATCTGGGCGGCTCCTTTCATTGGGGAAGGCAACAATTTGACATTACCGTGTCCGTCAACAACCTCTTGAACGAGGGGTATTTCAATCATCTGTCCCTCATCCGGGCCATCGGATACCGGGAAATGGGCCGGAATGTGGCGATTCGACTCCGCGTTCCCTTTGGGATCCACAACGGCTCCTGA
- a CDS encoding PDZ domain-containing protein has product MKSVSILRRFRSLLPVAFSLLALQPVMAQNGQSKLEYALQLIKFWYVDTVNEKQLSDEAIRAMLKDLDPHSVYIPLEEMREMNEPLVGNFEGVGIQFNINNDTILITQTIPGGPSEKLGLRAGDRIVTINDSTVAGIKITNNDVLKKLRGPKGTKVKVTIFRRGSADLLDFMITRDKIPLFSVDASYLVTPQIGYIKISRFADSTPSEFRDALEKLKKQGITALILDLQGNGGGYLNKAVELSDEFLSEGKKIVFTRGRMTQSEDYMSSVMGGWEKGKLAILIDETSASASEIVSGAVQDWDRGLIVGRRSFGKGLVQKSYGLPDGSMIRLTVAHYYTPSGRCIQKPYEPGQEDEYDMDYVNRFKHGELFYADSIRFQDSTEYFTSAKRLVRGGGGIMPDVFVPLDTSMSSTYYTDLLRKNILGDFTLNYVDRNRNKLLSAYPDMAVFKRDFKPEGAFFEEFLEAASKGGVPMDSAGFRTSERLIRLQLKALVARNLWDIGAYFQVINDINVVLQRAIESINDNSFERLKISAR; this is encoded by the coding sequence ATGAAAAGTGTATCCATCCTCCGACGCTTCCGCTCGCTATTGCCGGTTGCGTTTTCCCTCCTTGCGCTCCAGCCGGTCATGGCTCAGAATGGACAAAGCAAACTGGAGTATGCCTTGCAATTGATTAAGTTCTGGTATGTCGATACGGTCAACGAAAAGCAGTTGTCCGACGAAGCGATCCGCGCCATGCTAAAGGACCTCGATCCGCATTCGGTCTATATTCCGCTCGAAGAGATGCGGGAAATGAACGAGCCGCTGGTCGGTAACTTCGAAGGGGTCGGTATCCAGTTCAACATCAACAACGACACGATCCTGATCACCCAGACCATTCCGGGTGGTCCATCCGAAAAACTCGGACTCCGGGCCGGCGACCGCATCGTTACGATCAATGACTCCACCGTCGCTGGCATCAAGATCACGAACAACGATGTACTCAAGAAACTGCGGGGACCGAAAGGAACCAAAGTGAAAGTGACCATCTTCCGTCGGGGGAGTGCGGACTTGCTCGACTTCATGATCACCCGCGACAAGATTCCGCTCTTCAGTGTGGACGCATCGTATCTCGTAACACCGCAGATCGGTTATATCAAGATCTCCCGTTTTGCCGACTCAACTCCGTCCGAATTCCGGGACGCGCTCGAGAAACTCAAGAAGCAGGGCATAACAGCACTGATTCTCGATCTTCAGGGGAATGGCGGCGGCTACCTGAATAAAGCGGTCGAGCTTTCGGATGAATTCCTGTCGGAAGGAAAAAAGATCGTCTTCACCCGCGGCCGCATGACCCAATCGGAAGATTACATGTCTTCCGTGATGGGTGGTTGGGAAAAGGGTAAACTGGCGATTCTCATCGATGAAACCAGCGCTTCCGCCAGTGAGATCGTTTCAGGCGCCGTGCAGGATTGGGACCGCGGACTGATCGTGGGCCGACGCAGTTTTGGCAAAGGACTCGTGCAGAAGTCGTACGGCCTGCCGGACGGCTCCATGATCCGCCTGACCGTCGCGCATTACTATACGCCTTCAGGTCGCTGTATCCAGAAGCCCTACGAACCCGGGCAGGAGGACGAATACGATATGGATTACGTCAATCGGTTCAAACATGGTGAACTCTTCTATGCTGACAGTATCCGTTTTCAGGATTCCACCGAATATTTCACCAGTGCCAAACGCCTCGTGAGAGGGGGAGGTGGCATCATGCCGGATGTATTTGTCCCACTGGACACCAGCATGAGTAGCACGTACTATACCGACCTGCTGCGTAAGAATATCCTGGGTGATTTCACGCTGAACTATGTGGATCGTAACCGGAATAAACTGTTGTCCGCTTACCCGGACATGGCGGTGTTCAAACGAGATTTCAAACCCGAAGGCGCGTTCTTCGAAGAGTTCCTGGAAGCTGCCAGCAAGGGCGGAGTGCCCATGGACAGTGCAGGATTTCGTACCTCGGAACGCCTGATCCGACTGCAGTTGAAAGCATTGGTCGCGCGCAATCTCTGGGATATTGGCGCCTACTTCCAGGTGATCAACGATATCAATGTCGTTCTGCAACGGGCGATCGAATCGATCAACGATAACAGTTTCGAGCGACTCAAGATATCGGCCCGGTAA
- a CDS encoding YqgE/AlgH family protein has product MKKKVGTPRPQVGSLLISEPFNPEPSFKRSVVIISQHNTKGTIGFIINKPTPLKIGDALDDFPEFDAPVYWGGPIKLDSIYYVHSIRNLPGSKKISEGIYWGGDYEQLKVMIESGEVTTDQIKFIAGFACWVPHQLEDEILHDNWWITPADTHSALIEEPTTVWGSVLRKMGHVYGILNDFPEDPGIN; this is encoded by the coding sequence ATGAAAAAGAAAGTGGGTACTCCAAGGCCTCAGGTCGGTTCCTTGCTGATCTCTGAGCCTTTCAATCCGGAGCCTTCGTTTAAACGCTCGGTGGTCATCATCAGCCAGCATAACACGAAGGGTACGATCGGGTTTATCATCAACAAACCGACTCCGTTGAAGATCGGGGATGCCCTCGACGACTTTCCGGAGTTCGATGCGCCGGTCTATTGGGGTGGTCCGATCAAACTGGATTCCATCTACTACGTGCACTCGATCCGGAATCTTCCGGGGAGCAAGAAAATCAGCGAGGGCATCTATTGGGGTGGAGATTACGAGCAGTTGAAAGTGATGATCGAATCGGGAGAAGTGACGACGGATCAGATCAAGTTCATTGCTGGTTTTGCATGCTGGGTTCCGCACCAGTTGGAAGATGAGATCCTGCACGATAACTGGTGGATAACGCCCGCGGATACGCACAGCGCGCTGATTGAAGAACCGACAACGGTCTGGGGAAGCGTGCTGCGCAAGATGGGACACGTTTACGGCATCCTGAATGATTTCCCGGAGGATCCCGGCATCAATTGA
- a CDS encoding GNAT family N-acetyltransferase → MIKTIQHPDELLQVLPVVRALRPNVNEENIRSLIGGMMQRGYHLIYTEEDGVATAFCGYRYSEHLAWGRVIYVDDLGTLPNYRGKGYASALLERVFETARKQGLDGVHLDSGSIPARYDAHRLYLKKGFNITSFHFATNWG, encoded by the coding sequence ATGATCAAAACGATCCAGCATCCCGACGAATTGTTGCAAGTGCTACCGGTTGTTCGCGCTTTGCGACCGAACGTGAATGAAGAGAATATCCGATCGCTGATCGGTGGGATGATGCAGCGGGGTTATCATCTTATCTATACGGAAGAAGACGGTGTAGCCACCGCCTTCTGCGGATACCGTTACAGCGAGCATCTGGCCTGGGGGCGTGTGATTTATGTGGATGACCTCGGCACCCTCCCCAACTATCGGGGAAAAGGATACGCTTCCGCGCTGCTCGAGCGCGTATTCGAGACGGCGCGAAAACAAGGACTGGATGGCGTGCACCTGGACTCTGGCAGCATTCCAGCCCGCTACGACGCGCACCGACTCTATCTGAAAAAGGGATTCAATATTACTTCCTTCCACTTCGCCACCAACTGGGGTTGA
- a CDS encoding GNAT family N-acetyltransferase, translated as MSSARIRFEPVTAGHWSQLEDLFGEKGACGGCWCMHWRLKASDYNAGKGAGNKRRLRNLTRKFPPGILALSGKEAVGWISMGPREDFPRLSGSRILKPLDDSPTWSIVCLFIRKDHRRQGLSTALINAAAQFARKSGAERIEAYPVDQPAGLPDVFAYTGTLGGYLKAGFREVARRSPTRPIVRLNFT; from the coding sequence ATGAGCAGCGCCAGGATTCGTTTTGAGCCGGTGACAGCTGGTCACTGGTCACAATTGGAAGACCTCTTCGGTGAAAAAGGTGCTTGCGGTGGTTGCTGGTGCATGCATTGGCGATTAAAAGCTTCCGACTACAATGCCGGCAAAGGGGCAGGTAATAAAAGGCGGCTGCGGAACCTTACGAGGAAATTTCCACCGGGTATTCTGGCCCTCTCCGGAAAGGAAGCTGTGGGCTGGATTTCGATGGGTCCGCGCGAAGACTTCCCGCGCCTCTCCGGTTCCCGCATCCTGAAGCCTTTGGATGACAGTCCGACCTGGAGCATCGTCTGCCTCTTCATTCGAAAAGATCATCGTCGCCAGGGACTTTCCACTGCGCTGATCAATGCCGCCGCACAGTTCGCCAGGAAATCGGGCGCGGAACGGATCGAAGCGTACCCGGTTGATCAGCCGGCGGGGCTACCCGACGTATTCGCCTATACCGGTACCTTAGGCGGATATTTGAAGGCAGGCTTTCGGGAAGTCGCACGGCGCTCCCCTACCCGTCCGATCGTCCGATTAAACTTCACCTGA
- a CDS encoding deoxyribonuclease IV: protein MKAQLLGVHCSIAGGLEKAFEEADALGIDAMQIFTQNQRQWVNKVLSDEAIRSFKSAWKKSGVKRIFSHCSYLLNLGSADPALFSKSVDALEGEVRRCHALGLSGCVLHPGAAQGRSDEVTLARIAEGLQEVLQRTAACRTHILIENTAGQGTSMGYQFRHLGTLLKTVRSNRLGVCFDTCHAFAAGYDLRDAKGFQACWKEFDQEVGMERLKAIHLNDSKGGLGSRLDRHEHIGRGELGRDCFRRMLEKFPDVPKVLETDKEDDMDRKNLEYLRKLIQ, encoded by the coding sequence ATGAAAGCGCAGTTGCTTGGAGTACACTGTTCGATAGCCGGTGGATTGGAAAAGGCATTCGAAGAAGCGGATGCACTCGGCATCGACGCGATGCAGATCTTCACCCAAAATCAGCGCCAGTGGGTCAACAAAGTGCTTTCGGACGAAGCCATCCGATCATTCAAATCGGCCTGGAAGAAGAGCGGAGTCAAGCGTATCTTCTCCCATTGTTCGTACCTGCTTAACCTGGGTTCGGCGGACCCTGCCCTCTTTTCGAAATCTGTCGATGCCCTCGAAGGTGAGGTACGCCGTTGTCATGCCCTTGGCTTGTCGGGGTGCGTCCTGCATCCGGGTGCCGCACAAGGTCGGTCTGATGAAGTCACCCTCGCCCGGATCGCCGAAGGATTGCAGGAAGTGCTGCAACGAACCGCCGCTTGTCGAACCCATATCCTGATCGAGAACACAGCAGGACAAGGCACCAGCATGGGGTATCAATTCCGTCATCTCGGTACATTATTGAAAACTGTGCGCTCCAACCGGCTCGGCGTCTGCTTTGATACCTGCCATGCTTTCGCCGCAGGTTACGATCTACGCGATGCAAAGGGGTTTCAGGCATGTTGGAAGGAATTCGATCAGGAAGTCGGCATGGAACGACTGAAAGCCATTCACCTGAATGATTCGAAAGGCGGATTAGGCAGCCGACTCGATCGGCACGAACACATTGGACGAGGTGAACTTGGCCGGGATTGTTTTCGACGCATGCTGGAAAAATTTCCCGACGTTCCGAAAGTGCTGGAAACGGATAAGGAGGACGATATGGACAGGAAAAACCTGGAGTATTTGAGAAAACTGATCCAATGA
- a CDS encoding thioredoxin family protein — MARTPSTMVELGTPLPAFSLPDTVTHRTYQDSQFLGKPLVVAFICNHCPYVQLIEAELMNIARSYGARGISFLAISSNDPVQYPQDSPEEMRKHAVEMGYPFPYLFDATQEVARAFDAACTPDFFVYDTSGRLYYRGQLDDARPKSDLPVTGHDLRHALDELLRGGPAPEFQRPSIGCNIKWKTA, encoded by the coding sequence ATGGCGCGCACACCGTCCACCATGGTCGAGTTGGGGACACCACTCCCCGCTTTTTCACTTCCGGATACGGTCACCCATCGCACCTATCAGGATTCCCAATTCCTGGGAAAGCCACTGGTAGTGGCCTTTATCTGCAATCACTGTCCGTATGTTCAATTGATCGAAGCAGAACTCATGAACATCGCGCGTTCGTATGGCGCACGTGGTATCTCCTTCCTGGCGATCAGCTCCAACGATCCGGTGCAATATCCTCAAGACAGCCCGGAGGAAATGAGGAAACACGCGGTTGAAATGGGTTATCCGTTCCCGTATCTCTTTGACGCCACCCAAGAGGTTGCGCGCGCGTTCGATGCAGCCTGCACCCCGGACTTTTTCGTGTATGATACCTCGGGTCGCCTTTACTATCGCGGTCAATTGGATGACGCGCGTCCTAAGTCGGATCTTCCGGTTACCGGGCACGATCTTCGGCATGCGCTCGATGAATTGCTGCGTGGCGGCCCCGCACCGGAATTTCAGCGACCCAGCATCGGCTGCAATATCAAATGGAAGACCGCATGA
- the dnaA gene encoding chromosomal replication initiator protein DnaA, protein MEKTCESVWKKCLQIIKDNVSPQSFKTWFEPIKPIRLDGKVLTIEVPSQFFYEWLEEHYITLIKKVIRQQLGPEGRLEYSIVMEHAVAEKPYTVRIPTKTSGDLKNSPVSVPVNVSSTIRNPFIIPGLKKVNVESQLNPNYTFENFVEGDCNRLARSAGYAVAGKPGGTAFNPLLIYGGVGMGKTHLAHAIGIEIKNSHPGKTVLYVTSEKFTLQFIDAVRNNEQNDFVHFYQMMDVLIIDDIQFLAGKEKTQDVFFHIFNHLHQTGKQIILTSDKAPVDLQGMEQRLLSRFKWGLAADLQMPDLETRISILNRKMYQDGIELPKEIVEYIAYSITSNVRELEGALISILAQASLNKKSVTLELAKQMIDKFVKNTTHEVSIDYIQKIVCDYFDLPIEMLKSKTRKRQVVQARQIAMYFAKNMTKSSLSSIGAHCGGKDHATVLHACRTVNNLIETDKKFKASVMELQKKIAINAK, encoded by the coding sequence ATGGAGAAAACCTGCGAGAGTGTTTGGAAAAAATGCCTGCAGATCATTAAGGACAACGTCAGCCCGCAAAGCTTCAAGACGTGGTTCGAACCGATCAAGCCGATCCGTCTGGACGGCAAGGTTCTGACCATTGAAGTTCCGAGCCAGTTTTTCTACGAATGGCTTGAAGAGCACTATATCACCCTGATCAAGAAAGTCATCCGCCAGCAACTTGGACCCGAGGGTCGACTGGAGTACAGCATTGTGATGGAACACGCCGTGGCTGAAAAGCCTTACACCGTGCGCATCCCGACCAAGACCTCCGGTGACCTGAAGAATTCTCCGGTCAGTGTTCCGGTGAACGTGAGCAGCACGATCCGCAATCCCTTCATCATCCCCGGATTGAAGAAGGTGAATGTGGAGTCCCAACTCAATCCGAATTACACCTTTGAGAATTTCGTCGAGGGCGATTGCAACCGTCTGGCCCGTTCGGCCGGATACGCGGTTGCCGGCAAACCCGGCGGAACCGCTTTCAACCCACTCCTTATATATGGTGGCGTCGGAATGGGCAAGACCCACCTGGCGCACGCCATCGGTATCGAGATCAAGAACAGCCATCCCGGGAAGACCGTACTGTATGTGACAAGTGAGAAGTTCACCCTGCAGTTCATCGACGCCGTCCGCAACAACGAACAGAACGATTTCGTCCATTTCTACCAGATGATGGATGTACTGATCATCGACGATATCCAGTTCCTTGCCGGCAAGGAAAAAACCCAGGATGTCTTCTTCCACATCTTCAATCATTTGCACCAAACCGGGAAGCAAATCATCCTCACATCGGACAAGGCGCCGGTCGATCTCCAGGGAATGGAGCAGCGCCTGCTGAGCCGGTTCAAGTGGGGTCTTGCGGCCGATCTGCAGATGCCTGACCTGGAAACCCGGATTTCCATCCTCAACCGGAAGATGTACCAGGACGGCATTGAATTGCCGAAAGAGATTGTCGAGTACATCGCTTACAGCATCACCTCGAACGTACGCGAATTGGAAGGCGCCCTGATCTCGATCCTCGCCCAGGCTTCGCTTAACAAGAAGTCGGTTACGCTGGAGCTCGCCAAGCAGATGATCGACAAGTTCGTCAAGAACACCACGCACGAAGTCTCGATCGACTACATCCAGAAGATCGTCTGCGATTATTTCGACCTGCCCATCGAGATGCTCAAGTCGAAGACCCGCAAGCGCCAGGTCGTTCAGGCCCGCCAGATCGCCATGTACTTTGCCAAGAACATGACGAAATCGTCCCTGAGCAGCATCGGCGCCCACTGTGGCGGAAAGGACCACGCCACGGTCCTGCACGCCTGCCGTACAGTCAACAACCTCATCGAAACCGACAAGAAATTCAAAGCCAGCGTAATGGAACTTCAAAAGAAGATTGCCATCAACGCAAAATGA